One region of Vigna angularis cultivar LongXiaoDou No.4 chromosome 10, ASM1680809v1, whole genome shotgun sequence genomic DNA includes:
- the LOC108335773 gene encoding succinate dehydrogenase [ubiquinone] flavoprotein subunit 1, mitochondrial, whose amino-acid sequence MWRCIARGLRGAASTTRSTSDHPLGSHLSRFFSSGVNSSYTVVDHTYDAVVVGAGGAGLRAAIGLSEHGFKTACITKLFPTRSHTVAAQGGINAALGNMTEDDWRWHMYDTVKGSDWLGDQDAIQYMCREAPKAVIELENYGLPFSRTEDGKIYQRAFGGQSLNYGKGGQAYRCACAADRTGHALLHTLYGQAMRHNTQFFVEYFALDLLMNNDGTCQGVIALNMEDGTLHRFQAASTILATGGYGRAYFSATSAHTCTGDGNAMVARAGIPLEDLEFVQFHPTGIYGAGCLITEGSRGEGGILRNSEGERFMERYAPTAKDLASRDVVSRSMTMEIREGRGVGPLKDHIYLHLNHLPPDVLKERLPGISETAAIFAGVDVTKEPIPVLPTVHYNMGGIPTNHYGEVVTIKGDNPDSVIPGLMAAGETACASVHGANRLGANSLLDIVVFGRACANRVAEIHRPGEKQKPLEKDAGQRTIAWLEKLRNSNGSLPTSKIRLNMQRVMQSNAAVFRTQETLEEGCQLIDKTWESFRDVKVEDRSLIWNSDLIETIELENLLINACITMYSAEARKESRGAHAREDFKVRDDENWMKHTVGYWENEKVRLDYRPVHLNTLDDEVESFPPKARVY is encoded by the exons ATGTGGCGGTGCATCGCACGGGGGCTTCGTGGGGCTGCTTCTACCACCAGATCCACCTCTGATCACCCTCTCGGATCTCACCTTTCTAGATTCTTCTCC AGTGGGGTTAACTCCTCGTATACCGTGGTGGATCATACTTATGATGCTGTTGTCGTTGGTGCGGGTGGCGCGGGATTGAGAGCTGCTATTGGACTTTCAGAACATGGATTCAAGACTGCTTGTATCACCAAGCTCTTTCCCACTCGTTCACACACGGTTGCTGCTCAG GGTGGTATAAATGCTGCTTTGGGAAACATGACAGAAGATGACTGGAGGTGGCACATGTATGACACTGTCAAGGGAAGTGATTGGCTAG GTGATCAGGATGCCATACAGTATATGTGCAGAGAAGCACCAAAAGCAGTCATCGAGCTAGAGAACTATGGTTTACCATTTTCCCGAACTGAGGATGGAAAAATATATCAGCGTGCATTTGGTGGTCAAAGCTTGAACTATGGAAAAG GAGGTCAAGCATACCGCTGTGCATGTGCTGCTGATCGAACTGGGCATGCTTTACTGCACACTCTCTATGGTCAAGCTATGAGACATAATACCCAGTTTTTTGTGGAATATTTTGCGTTGGATCTTTTAATGAATAATGATG GCACTTGCCAGGGAGTAATTGCCTTGAATATGGAGGATGGAACACTACATCGTTTCCAAGCAGCCTCAACAATTTTGGCCACAGGG GGTTATGGTAGAGCATACTTTTCTGCAACCTCAGCACACACATGTACTGGAGATGGCAATGCCATGGTTGCACGTGCTGGGATCCCTCTTGAG GATTTGGAGTTTGTACAATTTCACCCAACTGGTATATATGGAGCAGGTTGCCTTATAACAGAAG GCTCTCGTGGTGAAGGTGGAATTCTCAGGAACAGTGAGGGTGAGCGATTTATGGAACGATATGCCCCTACTGCAAAGGATCTTGCATCAAGAGATGTAGTTTCAAGATCAATGACAATGGAGATTAGGGAAGGTCGTGGTGTAG GACCCCTGAAAGATCACATCTATCTCCATTTGAATCACTTACCCCCAGATGTGCTCAAGGAGAGACTTCCTGGAATCTCTGAAACTGCTGCTATTTTTGCTGGTGTGGATGTTACAAAGGAACCCATCCCTGTTTTACCAACTGTACATTATAACATGGGTGGTATTCCCACAAACCATTATGGAGAG GTGGTTACCATTAAAGGTGACAATCCAGATTCGGTGATTCCTGGATTGATGGCCGCTGGGGAAACAGCCTGTGCATCAGTCCATGGTGCCAATAGGCTTGGTGCAAATTCTCTTCTGGATATTGTTGTTTTTGGTAGAGCTTGTGCAAATAGAGTTGCAGAAATCCATAGACCAG GAGAGAAACAAAAGCCTTTAGAGAAAGATGCTGGTCAGAGAACAATTGCATGGCtggaaaaattgagaaattcaaATGGTTCATTGCCAACTTCAAAAATTCGGTTGAATATGCAACGAGTCATGCAAAGCAATGCTGCTGTGTTCCGTACACAGGAAACATTAGAAGAAG GTTGTCAATTAATTGATAAAACGTGGGAGAGCTTCCGTGATGTTAAGGTCGAGGACCGcagtttaatatg GAACTCCGACTTGATTGAGACTATTGAGTTGGAAAATCTTTTGATAAATGCTTGCATCACAATGTACTCTGCTGAAGCTAGGAAAGAGAGTAGAGGAGCTCATGCCCGTGAAGACTTCAAG GTTAGAGATGATGAGAACTGGATGAAACACACTGTGGG